One window from the genome of Salvia miltiorrhiza cultivar Shanhuang (shh) chromosome 7, IMPLAD_Smil_shh, whole genome shotgun sequence encodes:
- the LOC130991895 gene encoding ras-related protein RABE1c — protein MAAPPARARADYDYLIKLLLIGDSGVGKSCLLLRFSDGSFTTSFITTIGIDFKIRTVELDGKRIKLQIWDTAGQERFRTITTAYYRGAMGILLVYDVTDESSFNNIRNWIRNIEQHASDNVNKILVGNKADMDESKRAVPTSKGQALADEYGIKFFETSAKTNLNVEEVFFSIARDIKQRLSDTDTKAEPTTIKINQPDGSAGGGQLASKSACCGS, from the exons ATGGCCGCACCACCGGCGAGGGCGAGGGCGGATTATGAttacctcatcaagcttctcctCATCGGCGACAGCG GTGTGGGTAAGAGTTGTCTTCTTTTGCGATTCTCTGATGGTTCCTTCACAACTAGCTTCATCACCACCATTGG AATTGATTTTAAGATAAGAACCGTTGAGCTTGATGGAAAGCGGATCAAGCTTCAAATTTGGGACACAGCTGGACAAGAGCGATTCCGCACTATCACCACAG CTTATTATCGTGGTGCCATGGGAATATTGCTGGTTTATGATGTTACAGATGAATCGTCTTTTAACA ATATTAGGAACTGGATTAGAAACATTGAACAGCACGCTTCTGACAATGTCAACAAGATATTGGTAGGAAACAAAGCTGACATGGATGAAAGCAAAAGG GCTGTTCCAACCTCCAAGGGCCAAGCACTCGCTGATGAGTATGGCATCAAATTCTTCGAAACT AGTGCAAAAACAAATCTTAATGTGGAAGAAGTTTTCTTCTCAATAGCCAGGGATATAAAGCAAAGGCTTTCCGATACAGACACGAAAGCAGAG CCGACTACCATCAAAATCAATCAACCTGACGGATCTGCTGGAGGCGGGCAACTTGCATCGAAGTCGGCATGCTGTGGTTCTTGA
- the LOC130991927 gene encoding 40S ribosomal protein S15a, with amino-acid sequence MVRVSVLNDALKSMYNAEKRGKRQVMIRPSSKVIVKFLLVMQKHGYIGEFEFVDDHRSGKIVVELNGRLNKCGVISPRFDVGVKEIEPWTARLLPSRQFGYIVLTTSAGIMDHEEARRKNVGGKVLGFFY; translated from the exons ATGGTGAGAGTCAGTGTCTTGAATGATGCCTTGAAGAGCATGTATAATGCTGAGAAGAGGGGGAAAAGGCAGGTCATGATCAGGCCTTCGTCGAAAGTGATTGTCAAGTTTCTTCTGGTTATGCAAAAGCACG GGTACATTGGGGAATTTGAGTTTGTCGATGACCACAGATCTGGCAAAATCGTGGTTGAACTGAACGGAAGACTTAACAAATGCGGTGTTATTAGTCCTCGTTTTGATGTTGGCGTCAAGGAAATTGAGCCATGGACTGCAAGACTTCTTCCCTCAAGACAG TTTGGTTATATCGTGCTGACAACATCGGCTGGAATCATGGATCACGAAGAGGCTCGTAGGAAAAATGTTGGAGGAAAGGTTCTTGGGTTCTTTTACTAG
- the LOC130991841 gene encoding uncharacterized protein LOC130991841: MDKGFWMPKGGAHVTDGDAVFDNSSRLESKRARQWFLDFAEPDLFPSKKQAVEASSGKLESAIPSSLAWDSSSGFPSVPSVPSQFMDRLFGSETTTPVNLGERNMPISGIDGSNARKKIASEQFEDDPSVGLSISYAMEDPETGVSYGGLRKVKVNQVKDPDNGLHASIENSIGISMEQTYHSGNENTFMSMGQPYGKEGGSVTLMGHSYDIGEANNRSMESAFGKGLDGTISMTHSYNKAENNSISFGGFQDEPVMEASPRPLSSYSLLYEQSSAQMSEPPSKKELDVLNGNVDLRPTQTPKTKVDSTPKSKSESKPARKEAPNSFPSNVRSLIATGMLDGVPVRYVSVSREELRGIIKGSGYLCGCQSCNYSKALNAYEFERHAGCKTKHPNNHIYFENGKTIYQIVQELRSTPESMLFDAIQTVTGSPINQKAFRTWKESFQAATRELQRIYGKEELNI, from the exons ATG GACAAAGGATTTTGGATGCCAAAGGGGGGCGCTCATGTAACCGATGGAGATGCAGTTTTTGATAACTCGTCCAGACTGGAGTCTAAGCGTGCCCGCCAATGGTTCTTGGATTTTGCTGAGCCAGATTTATTTCCTAGCAAAAAGCAGGCTGTTGAAGCTTCAAGTGGCAAGTTGGAATCTGCAATTCCCAGCTCTCTTGCATGGGACAGTTCATCTGGATTTCCGTCAGTGCCGTCAGTGCCAAGCCAATTTATGGATCGGCTATTTGGATCTGAAACAACTACGCCCGTGAATCTTGGTGAGAGAAATATGCCCATTTCTGGGATAGATGGCTCAAATGCAAGGAAAAAGATCGCTAGTGAACAGTTTGAGGATGATCCATCAGTTGGCTTATCGATTTCTTATGCTATGGAGGATCCGGAAACGGGAGTAAGTTATGGTGGACTTAGAAAAGTCAAAGTTAATCAGGTTAAAGACCCTGATAACGGGTTGCATGCATCTATTGAAAACAGCATAGGGATATCCATGGAGCAGACATACCACAGTGGAAATGAAAACACCTTCATGTCCATGGGACAACCTTATGGTAAGGAGGGTGGAAGCGTCACATTGATGGGTCATTCGTATGATATCGGTGAAGCAAATAATAGATCTATGGAATCTGCTTTCGGGAAAGGTCTTGATGGTACCATTTCAATGACTCACTCGTACAATAAAGCAGAAAATAACAGTATATCCTTTGGCGGCTTTCAAGATGAACCTGTCATGGAAGCTTCTCCTAGGCCACTCAGCAGCTATAGCTTATTGTACGAACAATCTTCAGCTCAAATGTCCGAACCTCCTAGCAAAAAGGAGTTGGATGTGCTAAATGGCAATGTCGATCTTAGACCCACTCAAACCCCTAAAACCAAAGTTGATTCTACACCTAAGAGTAAGTCGGAGTCGAAGCCTGCTAGGAAAGAGGCTCCAAACAGCTTCCCTTCCAATGTGAGGAGTTTGATAGCAACTGGCATGCTTGATGGGGTGCCAGTGAGATACGTTTCCGTCTCAAGAGAG GAGCTTCGTGGAATCATCAAAGGTTCTGGCTATCTTTGTGGCTGTCAGTCCTGCAACTACTCtaag GCACTTAATGCATATGAGTTTGAGCGGCATGCTGGTTGCAAGACGAAGCACCCAAACAACCACATATACTTCGAGAATGGCAAGACCATCTATCAGATAGTTCAGGAGTTGAGAAGCACCCCAGAGAGTATGCTATTCGATGCAATCCAGACTGTGACTGGCTCTCCTATAAATCAAAAGGCCTTCCGCACTTGGAAAG AATCATTCCAAGCAGCAACCCGCGAACTTCAGCGTATATATGGGAAGGAAGAGCTAAACATATGA